One Candidatus Rhabdochlamydia sp. T3358 DNA segment encodes these proteins:
- a CDS encoding glycosyltransferase family 9 protein, whose product MNVAIVCAQGLGDALLMMIVAHQFKLSGYKPTVFHNYAKELTLLFKDVCILPYPSLDQLEVALAPFEHVIIENDHSKRAYDLFELREAKKLHNLIFFFPTASAKFQEGDFLFDPHLPVASNLCRACQITLQIQNVNKENGIHIPKGTHYRYPKRIVIHPTSNDPKRNWLSSQFLALAHRLQNEGYSISFSVSPSERTNWLHVERQGFQLPSFSDLSELSAYLYESGFFIGNDSGIGHLASNLGIPTLTISGNPKRARLWRPDWHIGHVVTLPFPLPNFKGLYLPIRKNFWQRFISVSRTLNAFYKLRESTCKLQ is encoded by the coding sequence ATGAACGTAGCTATCGTATGTGCTCAGGGCTTGGGCGATGCTCTGCTTATGATGATCGTTGCCCACCAATTTAAGCTCTCTGGATATAAGCCAACCGTTTTTCATAATTATGCAAAAGAGTTGACCCTTCTTTTTAAAGATGTTTGCATTCTTCCTTACCCTTCTTTGGACCAGTTAGAAGTAGCTCTAGCGCCATTTGAGCACGTTATTATCGAAAATGACCATTCAAAGCGAGCCTATGATCTTTTTGAACTGCGCGAAGCAAAAAAACTCCATAATCTGATCTTTTTTTTCCCTACTGCTTCTGCTAAATTTCAAGAAGGTGATTTTCTTTTTGACCCTCACCTACCTGTTGCATCTAATCTTTGTCGCGCTTGCCAAATAACTCTTCAAATACAGAATGTAAACAAAGAAAATGGCATCCATATTCCAAAAGGAACACATTACAGATATCCTAAACGCATTGTAATACATCCAACTAGTAATGATCCAAAGAGGAATTGGCTTTCTTCTCAATTCCTAGCTCTTGCACACCGTCTTCAAAACGAAGGATACTCGATCAGCTTTTCTGTTAGCCCTTCTGAAAGAACTAATTGGCTTCATGTTGAAAGACAAGGATTTCAACTCCCTTCTTTTTCTGATTTGAGCGAGCTTTCAGCTTATCTATATGAATCGGGTTTTTTTATTGGAAATGATTCAGGAATTGGCCATTTAGCCTCAAATCTTGGTATTCCCACATTGACCATTTCTGGGAATCCTAAGAGAGCACGACTTTGGCGTCCTGATTGGCATATCGGGCATGTTGTGACGCTTCCCTTTCCCCTTCCCAACTTCAAGGGGCTCTATCTTCCTATCAGGAAAAATTTTTGGCAGCGCTTTATTTCGGTTTCACGCACACTAAATGCTTTTTATAAGCTTAGAGAGTCCACATGCAAGC
- the mutM gene encoding bifunctional DNA-formamidopyrimidine glycosylase/DNA-(apurinic or apyrimidinic site) lyase, whose product MPELPEVQTTVNQLKVFEKKHLINVKVHDFKLIEQKKLDSLKDKILLSITRRGKYLHFAFEKTSLIVHLRMTGQFLIRQKKEKHDRATFFFSDQAPLFFKDTRRFGTFLITNHPEEIFQRLGKDPFDPYFTPEELYHLLLSRKQALKTALLDQTLIAGLGNIYTDEALWKAGLHPQRKSSSISFTQAEALFSAIREVLQKGLDQEGTSLGEGNANFHAINGQTGKNQDCLWVYAREKQPCPRCKNPIQKITLQQRGTHFCPLCQEV is encoded by the coding sequence ATGCCCGAATTGCCAGAAGTCCAAACCACCGTTAATCAATTAAAAGTTTTTGAAAAAAAACACCTTATCAATGTTAAGGTACATGATTTCAAGCTCATTGAACAAAAAAAACTCGACTCACTAAAAGACAAAATTCTCTTATCTATTACCCGCCGTGGAAAATACCTACACTTTGCTTTTGAAAAAACCTCTTTGATTGTTCATTTACGTATGACAGGGCAGTTTCTGATAAGGCAAAAAAAAGAAAAGCACGATCGTGCAACCTTTTTCTTTTCCGATCAAGCCCCGCTTTTTTTTAAAGATACCAGGCGTTTTGGGACCTTCCTCATTACCAATCATCCAGAAGAGATTTTTCAGAGATTAGGTAAAGATCCTTTTGATCCTTACTTTACGCCAGAAGAGCTATATCATTTGCTATTATCTAGAAAACAAGCCCTTAAAACCGCACTACTAGATCAAACCTTGATTGCAGGCCTAGGTAATATTTATACCGATGAAGCTCTCTGGAAAGCAGGTCTTCATCCACAACGAAAATCTTCTAGTATTTCCTTTACACAAGCAGAAGCTTTATTCTCAGCTATTCGCGAGGTTCTGCAAAAAGGGCTTGATCAAGAAGGAACCAGCTTAGGGGAGGGGAATGCCAATTTTCATGCGATAAATGGCCAAACAGGCAAGAATCAAGATTGTTTATGGGTCTATGCCAGAGAAAAACAGCCTTGTCCTCGCTGTAAAAATCCTATTCAAAAAATAACTTTACAGCAAAGAGGGACACACTTTTGTCCACTTTGTCAAGAGGTTTGA
- a CDS encoding dicarboxylate/amino acid:cation symporter — MTSKKRQSPWKVLIAIALGIIIGDCTQQGKSIFGIDLFSSLHPLYEFFGSLFINALTLVVIPLVASSVITGIARVGDQKSVGRLGLKMVTFYISTTLLAILIGLFFVNIIGPGFSITPEHVSASADLTNAKQQLVETHANHRFTELLLKIIPSNIFAAFAKTEMLGIIFFSLLFGYCTSKVKSSFSQTVLDFVKGIFQIMIEFTHVVIKFLPLGVFFLVAKTMSETGLHSLYSLGLFTVTVFLGFICFTLIALPLLLKWIAKVSPVLHFKAMTPAIITAFSTSSSSATLPITIDCVEKRAGVSNRICSLVIPLGTSLNMSGSALYECVAAMFIAQAYGIELNFFTQFSIVVLALISSIGVAGVPSASLVALIVILKTMGLPIDGIGLFIAVDRLLDMCRTTVNVFSDSCCAVLVARSEGEKSVLTKKVFD; from the coding sequence ATGACTAGTAAAAAAAGACAAAGCCCCTGGAAGGTACTCATTGCAATCGCTTTAGGAATTATTATAGGAGATTGTACACAGCAAGGGAAGAGTATTTTTGGAATAGATCTATTTTCATCGCTTCATCCGCTTTATGAGTTTTTTGGTTCTTTATTTATTAATGCTCTAACTCTTGTTGTAATCCCTTTGGTCGCCTCTTCTGTGATTACAGGCATTGCTCGTGTAGGAGATCAAAAGTCTGTGGGAAGGCTGGGTTTGAAGATGGTGACTTTTTATATCAGCACAACTCTTTTAGCCATTTTAATAGGGCTTTTTTTTGTGAATATAATCGGTCCTGGTTTTTCGATTACCCCAGAACATGTATCGGCTTCTGCTGATTTAACAAATGCAAAGCAGCAATTGGTTGAAACACATGCAAATCACCGCTTTACAGAGCTTCTTCTAAAAATTATCCCATCGAATATCTTTGCAGCCTTTGCTAAAACAGAAATGCTGGGAATCATTTTTTTTAGCTTACTATTTGGATACTGCACTTCTAAGGTTAAGTCTTCTTTTTCTCAAACCGTTTTAGATTTTGTAAAAGGTATCTTTCAAATTATGATTGAATTTACCCATGTGGTTATTAAATTTTTGCCTTTAGGGGTCTTTTTTCTCGTTGCTAAAACCATGTCTGAAACAGGATTGCATTCGCTTTATTCCTTGGGGTTATTTACAGTAACGGTTTTCTTAGGATTTATATGCTTTACCCTTATAGCTCTTCCTCTTTTATTAAAATGGATAGCTAAGGTCTCCCCTGTTCTTCATTTTAAAGCCATGACTCCTGCTATCATTACTGCTTTTTCTACTAGCTCTTCTTCGGCTACGCTTCCTATTACTATTGATTGCGTGGAAAAAAGAGCGGGTGTATCTAATCGTATTTGCAGTTTAGTTATTCCTTTGGGAACTTCTTTGAACATGTCAGGCTCAGCTTTATATGAGTGCGTAGCAGCTATGTTTATTGCGCAAGCTTATGGAATTGAACTAAACTTTTTCACACAATTTTCCATAGTTGTGCTCGCATTGATCTCTTCCATTGGAGTAGCTGGGGTTCCTTCTGCTAGTTTAGTCGCCCTTATTGTGATTTTAAAAACCATGGGACTTCCTATTGATGGAATTGGCTTGTTTATTGCAGTTGATCGTTTATTAGACATGTGCCGAACAACTGTAAATGTATTTAGCGATAGCTGCTGTGCGGTTCTCGTAGCTCGTTCTGAAGGAGAAAAAAGTGTATTAACAAAAAAGGTTTTTGACTAA
- the tpx gene encoding thiol peroxidase has translation MEQNIVTLKGSPVRISGSLPRLGIQAQDFVLIDKDLKKRSLKDYSGKRKLISIVPSLDTAVCSLSAKKFNQAIKENPQEGVVLNVSADLPFAQSRFCHAEEVDNIICLSTMGSKDFSEGYGILMLDGPLANLCARAIVVLDENDTVIYTELVPEITQEPNYDKALEHFFKK, from the coding sequence ATGGAACAAAATATAGTTACCCTTAAAGGATCCCCTGTTCGTATAAGTGGTTCGTTGCCTAGGTTAGGGATACAAGCGCAAGATTTTGTTTTGATAGATAAAGACTTAAAAAAACGTTCTCTAAAGGATTATTCAGGTAAGCGTAAACTGATTTCTATAGTGCCGAGTTTAGACACAGCTGTTTGCTCTTTATCTGCTAAAAAATTCAATCAAGCCATAAAAGAGAATCCTCAAGAAGGGGTTGTTTTGAATGTCTCGGCGGACTTGCCTTTTGCACAAAGCCGCTTTTGCCATGCAGAAGAAGTAGATAATATTATTTGTCTTTCAACGATGGGATCTAAAGATTTTTCTGAAGGTTATGGAATCTTAATGCTAGATGGGCCTCTTGCGAATTTGTGTGCAAGAGCGATCGTTGTTCTAGATGAAAATGACACGGTTATTTATACAGAGCTTGTACCAGAAATCACACAAGAGCCCAATTATGATAAGGCTTTAGAGCACTTTTTTAAAAAGTAA
- a CDS encoding NAD-dependent malic enzyme: MKEIETSLRSEKLLNHSIYNKGTAFTIEERDTFNLHGLLPFHVSTLEEQVIRRYQNFLAQKDQLSKYTFLSSLQDRNEVLFYRLVLDHISEMLPFIYTPTIGEVSLQFSSLYHQHRGVYLSYPLQDKIEEIIANLPQKELDVVVVTDGERILGLGDLGVGGMAIPQGKLSLYTLFGGIHPLKTLPILLDVGTNNQTLLNDPLYLGWRHPRISDGLYYDFIDRFVSALKNRFPKVLLQWEDFSKTHAKPLLEKYQNVLCSFNDDIQGTAAVTLAALLSAIRGSLLSEQKIVVFGAGSAGLGISNLIVKAMQEEGCSEQRARENFYIIDRQGLIHTESSNLDSEQKKFARDYQSLQKWELGSSPISLLKVIKQAKPTILIGVSAQAKAFTKEVITEMGKYVENPIIFPLSNPNSCSEATPEELIHWTKGRAIIATGSPFEKVDYDNKQYTIAQCNNVYIFPGIGLGVIAAKIPKITDEMFIQAAYVLSKHSRLPFLFPPLKLLREVSREIAIAVITVAENQELITPMTSEIREKLVDQTIWFPSYPNYSFKQE; encoded by the coding sequence ATGAAAGAAATTGAAACCTCTCTTCGATCTGAAAAGCTCTTAAACCACTCCATATATAACAAAGGAACAGCTTTCACTATAGAGGAAAGAGATACATTTAATTTACATGGATTACTACCCTTTCATGTTTCTACTTTGGAAGAACAGGTAATCCGTCGATATCAAAATTTTCTGGCTCAAAAAGATCAGCTCTCTAAGTATACATTCTTATCATCTCTGCAAGATCGTAATGAAGTGCTCTTTTATCGGCTGGTATTGGATCACATCTCTGAAATGTTGCCCTTTATCTATACTCCAACAATAGGAGAGGTGTCTCTGCAGTTTAGCAGTTTGTACCACCAACATCGCGGAGTATATCTCTCTTACCCTCTCCAGGATAAAATAGAAGAGATCATAGCAAACCTTCCTCAGAAAGAACTAGATGTTGTTGTTGTAACAGATGGAGAACGCATTCTAGGCCTAGGGGATTTAGGAGTAGGAGGTATGGCTATTCCTCAAGGAAAACTTTCTTTATATACCTTATTTGGAGGTATTCATCCTTTAAAAACTCTGCCTATTCTCTTAGATGTAGGGACCAATAATCAAACCCTTTTAAATGATCCTCTCTATTTAGGCTGGCGTCATCCCAGAATTTCAGATGGTCTGTACTATGATTTCATAGATCGATTTGTCAGTGCCTTAAAAAACCGGTTTCCTAAGGTTTTATTACAATGGGAAGACTTTTCTAAAACACACGCAAAACCTTTATTAGAAAAATACCAAAATGTACTTTGTTCTTTTAATGATGATATTCAGGGAACAGCTGCTGTTACTCTAGCAGCTCTTTTATCAGCTATTCGTGGATCTTTACTCTCAGAACAAAAAATTGTGGTATTTGGAGCTGGATCTGCTGGTCTTGGAATTTCTAATCTAATTGTAAAAGCCATGCAAGAAGAGGGTTGTAGTGAACAAAGAGCCCGAGAAAATTTTTATATCATAGATAGGCAAGGGCTTATTCACACAGAATCATCTAATCTAGATAGTGAGCAAAAAAAATTCGCTCGTGATTATCAAAGTTTACAAAAGTGGGAATTAGGTTCTTCTCCTATTTCTTTATTAAAGGTCATTAAACAGGCAAAACCAACCATTCTTATCGGTGTTTCTGCTCAAGCAAAAGCCTTTACAAAAGAGGTTATAACAGAAATGGGAAAATATGTAGAGAACCCGATTATTTTCCCCTTATCTAATCCAAATTCTTGCTCGGAAGCAACACCTGAAGAACTTATACATTGGACTAAGGGTAGAGCTATTATTGCAACGGGCAGTCCTTTTGAAAAGGTTGATTACGATAATAAACAATACACCATTGCACAATGTAATAATGTCTATATTTTTCCAGGCATTGGTCTAGGAGTCATTGCAGCTAAAATTCCTAAGATCACAGATGAAATGTTTATTCAAGCAGCTTATGTACTCTCAAAACATTCCCGCTTACCCTTTTTATTTCCTCCTCTTAAACTTTTAAGAGAGGTGAGTCGTGAGATTGCTATAGCAGTCATTACTGTAGCAGAAAACCAAGAATTAATTACCCCTATGACAAGCGAGATAAGAGAAAAACTTGTGGATCAAACCATCTGGTTTCCCTCTTATCCCAACTACAGCTTTAAACAAGAATAA
- a CDS encoding Npt1/Npt2 family nucleotide transporter: protein MLKRSKEHLFILTAMLCSFFISMDYAIVRPVSNALFITDYGVNFFPYAWLLSIPLNLLLVGLYNKYLPKLGCLKTYLILAIAVICINCTCAIWIHKVPFLSFFLYIWKDAYIMLIFQQVWSLIHINVSMERAKYLYGFFFGIGGLGSLLGSLFPSFLAVKIGSESLLYITLPLYVFLSLLYVVMLKQSKQADFFPLEKKQGLETVLHGLKLIASSRVLIFISLAVVFMQVISTLVDYQFNTFLEGLVTEKDLRTQYSGRIQTIGQTFTTAMQFLGTYFLVRFFGVKRLHVGIPMLLCIMSIFCFLFPAFGMITLTFVILKTFDFSLFSIIKEMLYIPLNSDQKFRAKAFIDVFLYRFAKAFASLIILSLQAVLSTSLLPVLNATIVFIFTIWIAVAMYQLKETDLSYSMGSVK from the coding sequence ATGCTTAAAAGATCTAAAGAACATCTATTTATCTTAACAGCTATGTTATGTAGCTTTTTCATCTCGATGGACTACGCAATTGTTCGTCCTGTAAGCAACGCTTTATTCATCACAGATTACGGTGTAAATTTCTTTCCGTACGCTTGGCTTTTATCTATTCCTTTGAATTTACTCCTTGTTGGTTTGTACAATAAATATTTACCTAAGCTTGGTTGTTTAAAAACCTACTTAATCTTAGCAATCGCTGTTATATGTATTAATTGCACATGTGCTATCTGGATTCATAAAGTTCCTTTTTTAAGCTTTTTTCTCTATATCTGGAAAGATGCTTATATCATGCTTATCTTTCAGCAGGTTTGGTCTTTAATCCATATAAATGTATCGATGGAGCGCGCTAAGTATCTTTATGGGTTCTTTTTTGGAATAGGAGGATTAGGATCCTTGTTAGGAAGTTTATTTCCTAGTTTTTTAGCCGTAAAAATAGGCTCTGAGTCTCTTTTATACATAACATTGCCTCTTTATGTTTTTTTAAGCCTTTTGTATGTAGTGATGCTAAAACAGAGCAAACAAGCAGATTTTTTTCCTTTAGAGAAAAAACAAGGGTTAGAAACTGTATTACATGGTCTTAAGTTAATTGCAAGTTCACGCGTATTGATATTTATTTCTCTAGCTGTTGTTTTTATGCAGGTGATCTCTACTTTAGTCGATTATCAATTTAATACTTTCTTAGAGGGACTTGTTACTGAAAAGGACTTAAGAACCCAATACAGCGGTCGCATTCAAACAATTGGTCAGACCTTCACCACAGCCATGCAATTTTTAGGCACTTACTTTCTAGTACGATTCTTTGGAGTCAAACGCCTTCATGTGGGTATCCCCATGCTTTTATGCATCATGAGTATCTTTTGCTTCCTTTTCCCTGCCTTTGGCATGATTACACTTACTTTTGTCATATTAAAGACTTTTGATTTTTCTTTATTTAGCATCATTAAGGAAATGCTATATATTCCTCTAAATTCCGATCAAAAGTTTCGAGCAAAAGCCTTTATTGATGTGTTCCTCTATCGTTTTGCTAAAGCCTTTGCTTCTTTAATTATCTTAAGCCTGCAAGCTGTTTTAAGCACAAGCTTACTACCTGTTCTGAATGCAACTATTGTTTTTATCTTTACTATTTGGATAGCAGTAGCTATGTATCAATTGAAAGAAACCGACCTTAGCTATAGCATGGGAAGTGTAAAATGA